Genomic DNA from Caldicellulosiruptor hydrothermalis 108:
TTAAAAAGGAGGGAAATAAATGGGTCAAAAGGTTCATCCGAAGGGGTTCAGGCTTGGAATTATTAGAGACTGGGATTCAAGATGGTTTGCAAATGACAAGGATTTTCAAAAATATGTTCTTGAAGACTATAAAATCAGACGTCACATAAAAGAAAAACTTTACCATGCAGGTATTTCGAGAATTGAGATAGAAAGAGCAGCAAAGAGAGTAAAAGTTATCATCCATACAGCAAAACCAGGTATCGTTATTGGAAGAGCAGGTTCTGGTGTGGAAGCTCTCAGAAAAGAGCTTGAAAAATTAACAGGTGGAAAGACAATATCACTTGATATAAAAGAGATTAAAGTGCCAGAGCTTGACGCTCAGCTTGTTGCTGAGAACATTGCTGCTCAGCTTGAAAAGAGAGTTTCATTTAGAAAGGCTATGAAACAGGCAATGGCAAGGGCTTTAAGGAGCGGAGCAAAAGGTATCAAAACAATGGTATCTGGGCGACTTGGCGGTGCTGACATTGCAAGAACAGAGTGGTACAAGGAAGGAAGAATTCCTCTTCAGACTCTCAGAGCAGATATCGACTACGGCTTTGCAGAAGCTCATACAACATATGGTAGAATTGGTGTGAAGACATGGATATACAAGGGTGATATTCTTCCACAGAAAGCAGCAGCTTCTGAAAAAGGAGGAGATAAGTAATGCTTATGCCAAAGCGTGTTAAGTGGAGAAAACAGCAAAGAGGTAGAATGAAAGGGAAAGCAACGAGAGGTAACTTTGTTGCGTATGGTGACTTTGGTATCATGGCGCTTGAACCTGGCTGGATTACAAGCAACCAGATTGAGGCAGCCAGAGTTGCAATTGCAAGACACATCAAAAGAGGCGGAAAGGTATGGATTAAGATATTCCCTGATAAGCCTGTTACAAGAAAACCTGCAGAAACTCGTATGGGTTCTGGTAAAGGTTCGCCTGAGTACTGGGTTGCAGTTGTAAAGCCTGGCAGAGTGATGTTTGAGGTTGGCGGTGTTGATGAAGAGGTTGCAAAAGAGGCTTTGAGGCTTGCAATACACAAACTGCCTATCAAATGCAAGATTGTTTCAAGAGAAGAAGCTAAAGTGGGTGGTGAGGCAAATGAAGGCGTCTAAGATTAGAGAGATGACAACACAAGAGCTGCATAATGAGCTTAAAAAGTTAAAAAGAGAACTGTTCAATTTGAGATTTCAGCTTGCAACAAATCAACTTGAAAATCCTATGAGAATCCGAGAAGTAAAAAGAACAATTGCAAGAATAAAGACAATAATGAGAGAAAGAGAATTAGAACAAGAAAGATCAAATAAAAATGCAAAATAAAGCAGAATTGAGTGGGGAGGGAATGTAAGTGGAGCAAAAAAGAGGTATGAGAAAAACAAGAGTTGGTGTTGTTGTAAGTGACAAAATGGACAAAACAGTAGTAGTTGCAGTTGAAAGGCTTGTTCAGCATCCTCTTTATAAAAAGACTATAAAGAGAACAACAAAGTTCAAAGCTCATGATGAGAACAATGAGTGCAGAGTTGGAGATAAAGTTTTGATTATGGAGACAAGACCACTTTCTAAAGAAAAGAGATGGAGAGTTGTTCAAATCTTGGAAAGAGCAAAATAATTAAATACAGCTTAGCTTTTTAAAGGAGGGGAAATGAAAGATGATCCAACCACAGTCAAGGCTGAAGGTTGCTGACAACACGGGTGCGAAGGAAGTAATGTGTATAAGAGTTTTAGGTGGTTCTAATAGAAAGTTTGCAAATATAGGAGATGTAATAGTTTGTTCTGTCAAAGATGCAACACCAGGTGGCGTTGTAAAAAAAGGTGACGTTGTAAAAGCAGTTATTGTCAGAACACGCAAAGGTGTAAGAAGAGAGGATGGGACATATATAAGATTTGATGACAATGCTGCAGTGCTAATAAGAGAAGATGGAACTCCAAGAGGAACACGTATTTTTGGACCTGTTGCAAGAGAGCTTCGTGACAAGGATTTTATGAAGATAGTATCTCTTGCACCAGAAGTTCTATAAGCTATTTTGAGGAGGGAAGGTTATGCCAAACAAGGTTCATGTAAAAAAAGGTGACACTGTTGTAGTTATCTCTGGCAAGTATAAAGGCAAACAAGGCAAAGTACTTACAGTATTGCCAAAAGATAAAAAAGTAGTAGTTGAAGGCGTTAATATAGTTAAAAAGCATGTAAGACCAAATCCCAAGATGCCACAGGGTGGTATAATAACTCAGGAAGCACCGATTTGGGCGTGCAAGGTAATGCTTGTATGTCCAAAGTGTGGCAAACCAACAAGGATTGGTCACAGATTTATTCAAGAAGGTGAAGAAGAAAGAAAGGTCAGAACATGCAAAAAATGTGGTGAGATAATTGACTAATTGGCAAAGTGAAGGGAGGTAAATTGTTTATGGCACCAAGACTCAAAGAAAAGTATTTTCAGGAAGTTGTTCCTGCTATGATGCAAAAGTTTGGATACAAAAATGTTATGCAAGTGCCAAGACTTGCAAAGATTGTTGTAAATATTGGTATTGGAGAAGCTAAGGATAATCCAAAGGCTTTGGAAGCAGCAGTAAATGATTTGATGGCAATTACTGGACAAAAACCAGTGGTCACACGTGCTAAAAAATCCATAGCAAACTTCAAACTCAGAAAAGGTATGCCTATAGGCTGCATGGTAACGTTAAGAGGCGATAGAATGTATGAGTTTTTGGATAAGATGATAAATCTTGCTCTTCCAAGAGTGAGAGACTTCAGGGGTGTATCAGATAAGTCTTTCGATGGTCGAGGAAATTATTCAATAGGATTTAAAGAACAGCTTGTTTTTCCTGAGATTGATTATGACAAGGTAGACAAGATAAGAGGACTTGAAGTTACTATTGTAACCTCAGCAAAGACTGACGAAGAAGCTAAAGAGCTTTTAAGACTTTTAGGGATGCCGTTTGCAAGCTAAGAAATGAAAGAGGAGGTATTACTTAGATGGCAAGGAAAGCTCTTATTATAAAACAACAAAGACCTCAAAAGTTCTCCACAAGGTATTACAATAGATGCAAGATATGCGGAAGGCCCAGAGCATATTTGAGAAAGTTTGGTGTTTGCAGACTGTGCTTTAGAAAGCTTGCTCACAATGGAGAGATACCGGGTGTTAAGAAAGCGAGCTGGTAATTTTTTAATTCGGAAGGAGGTAATAAGATGTACGTTATAGACCCGATTGCAGATATGCTCACACGTATTAGAAATGCAAACAATGCTCGCCATGAAGTTGTAGACATTCCAGCATCCAAAATGAAGAAAGCAATTGCCCAAATTTTGTTAGAAGAAGGGTTTATAAAAGATTATGAGATAATTGATGATGGTAAGAATGGGATTATCAGGATTAGATTGAAATATGGTCCTAATAAAGAAAGAGCAATAACAGGGCTCAAGAGAATATCAAAGCCAGGAAGAAGAGTTTATGCTAGCAAAGATGAGCTTCCAAGAGTGTTAGGCGGACTTGGTATTGCTATCATTTCTACATCAAAAGGAATAATGACAGATAAAAAGGCAAGGAAAGAGGGAGTTGGCGGAGAGGTTCTCTGCTACGTGTGGTAACAACACTTTATTTTTGTTGGAGGTGAAATGATGTCAAGAATAGGCAGAAAACCTATTGATATACCCAGCGGTGTTGATGTCAAGATAGATGGGAATGTCATCACAGTAAAAGGGCCAAAAGGGACACTTACAAGAAAGATACATCCTGAAATGATTGTTAAGATAGAAAACAACCAGATAATTGTTCAAAGACCTTCTGATGAGAGGTTCCACAAAGCACTGCATGGCCTTACACGAACACTTATTGCTAACATGGTAGAAGGCGTAACAAAGGGTTATGAAAAAGTATTAGAAGTTGTCGG
This window encodes:
- the rpsC gene encoding 30S ribosomal protein S3 codes for the protein MGQKVHPKGFRLGIIRDWDSRWFANDKDFQKYVLEDYKIRRHIKEKLYHAGISRIEIERAAKRVKVIIHTAKPGIVIGRAGSGVEALRKELEKLTGGKTISLDIKEIKVPELDAQLVAENIAAQLEKRVSFRKAMKQAMARALRSGAKGIKTMVSGRLGGADIARTEWYKEGRIPLQTLRADIDYGFAEAHTTYGRIGVKTWIYKGDILPQKAAASEKGGDK
- the rplP gene encoding 50S ribosomal protein L16: MLMPKRVKWRKQQRGRMKGKATRGNFVAYGDFGIMALEPGWITSNQIEAARVAIARHIKRGGKVWIKIFPDKPVTRKPAETRMGSGKGSPEYWVAVVKPGRVMFEVGGVDEEVAKEALRLAIHKLPIKCKIVSREEAKVGGEANEGV
- the rpmC gene encoding 50S ribosomal protein L29 — protein: MKASKIREMTTQELHNELKKLKRELFNLRFQLATNQLENPMRIREVKRTIARIKTIMRERELEQERSNKNAK
- the rpsQ gene encoding 30S ribosomal protein S17; translated protein: MEQKRGMRKTRVGVVVSDKMDKTVVVAVERLVQHPLYKKTIKRTTKFKAHDENNECRVGDKVLIMETRPLSKEKRWRVVQILERAK
- the rplN gene encoding 50S ribosomal protein L14, which translates into the protein MIQPQSRLKVADNTGAKEVMCIRVLGGSNRKFANIGDVIVCSVKDATPGGVVKKGDVVKAVIVRTRKGVRREDGTYIRFDDNAAVLIREDGTPRGTRIFGPVARELRDKDFMKIVSLAPEVL
- the rplX gene encoding 50S ribosomal protein L24 — translated: MPNKVHVKKGDTVVVISGKYKGKQGKVLTVLPKDKKVVVEGVNIVKKHVRPNPKMPQGGIITQEAPIWACKVMLVCPKCGKPTRIGHRFIQEGEEERKVRTCKKCGEIID
- the rplE gene encoding 50S ribosomal protein L5, whose protein sequence is MAPRLKEKYFQEVVPAMMQKFGYKNVMQVPRLAKIVVNIGIGEAKDNPKALEAAVNDLMAITGQKPVVTRAKKSIANFKLRKGMPIGCMVTLRGDRMYEFLDKMINLALPRVRDFRGVSDKSFDGRGNYSIGFKEQLVFPEIDYDKVDKIRGLEVTIVTSAKTDEEAKELLRLLGMPFAS
- a CDS encoding type Z 30S ribosomal protein S14; protein product: MARKALIIKQQRPQKFSTRYYNRCKICGRPRAYLRKFGVCRLCFRKLAHNGEIPGVKKASW
- the rpsH gene encoding 30S ribosomal protein S8, with the translated sequence MYVIDPIADMLTRIRNANNARHEVVDIPASKMKKAIAQILLEEGFIKDYEIIDDGKNGIIRIRLKYGPNKERAITGLKRISKPGRRVYASKDELPRVLGGLGIAIISTSKGIMTDKKARKEGVGGEVLCYVW